In Ostrea edulis chromosome 6, xbOstEdul1.1, whole genome shotgun sequence, a single window of DNA contains:
- the LOC125646410 gene encoding acetylcholinesterase-like, producing MGNIYVLCVIFSTLVIVECRYNVLVHTKHGAVEGMAIPSQYAAKHKKHINIFLGIPYAKRPIEYNNDPKLYRFTKPDRPYWEGTWDATSYKPACPQHLWYVRETVPNVGSANMSEDCLYMNIFAPNNTKEILSNSPTLYPVMVFIHGGGYTMGSSHQYPGVFMAERDVVVVTFNYRLGPLGFLCTNDANSAGNYGMWDQVRALEFVKENIRSFRGNPGIITIFGQNTGAASVGLQILSPRTVNLFHRAIMQSGSDRSEWAIIKSTSDAQSYAVELANELGCPTGDMFRLTQCLREHRSYGEIVNASSKVRLKPGSVGNPWGPVVDGSLVGTVNAFLPDNPKLMRELGNFKRIVVMGGLNKDDGSLFIPNLSTLDEGVQKIQFDNIINEFLSDRGVKDSVTKEAMIFQYTYWPQPQNQTMILRRTVDMMSDYMFGTGMNEAMRWQTVHNKTFFYVFNYFSWNDYLPYYRGVAHGQELQYIFGFPFINQTYIDLLGVYPRQQYDYADRNMSEYMMSLWTNFSSYGDPTPRRFNLNYFKNVTWREYNLYNHSYFYISNSSYNYTNYRQKDFGFWSTYFPQLSSRPGSTATAAPLIETNKNYQTSTWSLTGLSSLLVIIIIALCIVNYRNRPKDY from the exons ATGGGAAATATTTATGTTCTGTGTGTCATTTTTAGTACATTAGTTATTGTGGAATGTAGGTATAACGTTCTTGTTCATACAAAACATGGAGCTGTTGAAGGGATGGCCATTCCGTCACAATATGCAGCGAAACACAAAAAACACATCAACATTTTCCTCGGAATTCCCTACGCAAAACGACCAATAGAGTACAACAATGACCCGAAACTTTATAGATTTACG AAGCCAGATAGACCATACTGGGAAGGAACGTGGGATGCGACGTCCTATAAACCAGCGTGTCCGCAGCACCTATGGTACGTCAGGGAGACTGTTCCAAATGTAGGCAGTGCCAACATGAGTGAAGACTGTCTCTACATGAATATTTTTGCACCAAAT AATACGAAGGAAATCCTAAGTAACAGTCCCACCCTCTATCCAGTGATGGTGTTTATTCATGGTGGAGGTTACACCATGGGGTCATCACATCAATATCCAGGGGTCTTCATGGCAGAGAGGGATGTGGTGGTGGTGACCTTTAACTACAGACTTGGACCCTTAG GATTTTTGTGTACCAATGATGCTAATTCCGCGGGGAATTATGGAATGTGGGACCAAGTGAGGGCCCTGGAGTTTGTGAAAGAGAATATTCGAAGTTTCCGAGGAAATCCAGGCATCATTACTATTTTTGGACAGAACACCGGAGCAGCTAGCGTTGGTCTCCAGATTTTGTCACCAAGAACTGTCA atCTTTTTCATCGTGCCATTATGCAGAGTGGCTCTGATAGAAGCGAATGGGCCATTATCAAGTCTACCAGTGATGCTCAGAGTTATGCTGTGGAATTGGCCAATGAGCTTGGCTGTCCAACAGGCGACATGTTCCGATTAACCCAGTGTCTTAGAGAGCACAGGTCATATGGAGAAATTGTGAATGCTTCATCCAAAGTGAGATTAAAG CCTGGCTCGGTCGGAAATCCCTGGGGGCCTGTAGTGGACGGGTCATTGGTGGGGACCGTCAATGCATTTCTACCagataatccaaaacttatgcgAGAACTTggtaattttaaaagaattgtagTGATGGGAGGCCTCAACAAAGATGATGGCTCGTTATTTATTC CCAATTTGTCAACCCTTGATGAAGGAGTACAGAAAATCCAGTTTGACAATATCATTAATGAGTTCCTTAGTGACCGAGGAGTGAAAGACAGCGTCACCAAAGAAGCCATGATCTTCCAGTATACATACTGGCCTCAGCCTCAGAACCAAACTATGATCCTCCGCCGGACAGTAGAT ATGATGTCGGACTACATGTTTGGTACAGGAATGAATGAGGCTATGAGGTGGCAGACAGTACATAACAAAACTTTCTTTTACGTCTTTAACTACTTTTCCTGGAATGACTACTTGCCTTATTACAGAG GGGTAGCACATGGCCAGGAACTGCAGTATATCTTTGGTTTCCCATTCATTAACCAGACCTACATAGACCTGCTGGGAGTTTATCCCCGTCAGCAATATGACTATGCAGACAGAAACATGAGTGAATACATGATGAGTCTTTGGACAAACTTCTCCTCTTATGG TGATCCTACCCCAAGACgatttaatttgaattattttaagaATGTGACTTGGCGAGAGTACAATCTTTACAACCACAGCTATTTCTACATCAGTAACTCGTCTTACAATTACACAAACTACAGACAGAAGGACTTTGGATTCTGGTCCACATATTTCCCACAGCTGTCATCTCGACCAGGAA GTACAGCCACTGCTGCTCCGTTAATAGAGACCAATAAGAATTACCAGACCTCTACCTGGTCCCTGACAGGCTTATCATCACTGCTGGTCATCATTATCATAGccttgtgtattgttaattacaGAAATAGGCCCAAAGACTACTGA